The DNA window CATCCAGTAAGGGCCAAGCACcgccgcgaaggcggcaATGGCGCTCCCGATGGTGATGTTTTGATCCCACCGTGGATCCGGGAAGACCAGGTGCTTCAGGTACCAGCAGAGCCCGTAGCTGCCGTGCAAGGCGGTGTAAGTCGTCGCAGTGGCGGAGAAGTTTCCAGACCTCCACATCATGGCACTACAGACAAAAAGCGTCGTGCATTTTTGAAAATTGATGACGTGAGCAAGCTTGATGCACCGTGGTCCACCAAgcaaggaggtggagaggtAGTCACTGAAGCCCATCCATTTGCGCACGCACCGTTGAAATAGAGACTCCGGCGCCTGTTTATtcggctcctcctcgactGCGGTGCCTGACTGAGGTCTGGCACGGTCTTGTGCAGACATGGTAGAAGGTTACCCTTCGAGGCAACTTCTCTAAGAAAACGACAAACAAAAGGAGTCTGTGAAGAGCAGCGGCTTGATAGTATCCTTGTCAgctcctctgtgtgtgtgcatgtgcgtgttttGCTTTTCTGCCACCGTACGCAAGGGATGTCGGAATGGCAGCAACCGAACTGCAAAATGCGAGCTCGCTACCTCCCTGCCGTTTGCGTGGGCCGAAAGGACACAAAACAATAAACGAGAGAGTAACGGTAAGGGGCAAGTGAGTTCAGCAGGGGGTTAACCATAATTGCACGATGAACGCCCGAAAATCGCACACGACGCTCGAGCTCAAAGGACAGGCCACACGATGCAACTGCAGAGTGCATGTACTCCCGTCCAAAGAAACCACGGAGAAGAAATTAGCCAGAAAACTGCGCTTGCTCTGCCTCTTTGAGCAAAGGGAGAAAAGATGTCGTGGTGATTGGACATGATCTTCCTTAGTCTCTGTAGAAAAAACGCGGGCAGAAAGCTGCGCTCATAGCAGCTTGAGCAAAGGCCCCAGTAGCGTTTGCTGTTGCACCATCCGTGtctagtgtgtgtgtgaatcGGTTATACAACGCTACCGAAGCCACCTTTGATGTGCTTGAGAAGCACATTCGTCACCTGCTCTCGATCGTTGATGTCGTTGAGCTCGTCGTGGAGGCCCTTCAATCCGCTGCCACGCTCCATGAAGGAGGACAAAGCATAGTCTTTCCCAAGGCGGTGGTCCGTAACACGATTCTGCGGGTGATTGTACGTTCGCATCTTGTCAGAGCGCTCCCCGCTGCTCCATTGGTTTTGCCATGCTTTGTGGAGAGAACTGTTCTGCTCCTTCACACGCTGCGCCAGAATCTGCTGCGCTACCATCTGCAATGCGAGCTCTTTGTTTCCGAGGGCGGAGCGGGACTGGTGACACTTGACGGATATACCAGAGGGCTTGTGCGTGAGCACAACGCAGTTGGAGCTGCTCTGCATGCCCTGTCCACCGGGGCCAGAGCCGCGGACAAAGTCGATCTTGCAGTCGTTTTCGTGAACATCAACCGATACCGGATCCAGCACCGGCATCATGGTGAAAACTGCGGTGGAAGTCTGCATCTTTCCTGCGGCGTCTGTCACCGGGACGCGCTGAACTTTGTGCACGCCGATCTCGTGGCGCATGTTGCGATAGACCCCTTCCCCGCAAACCTGAAACTCGTTAGAGTTGGCGGCTTCACTGCCGTCGTCCTTAACCACCGGACGAACCTTCCAGTTGCGAAACTCCGTCGCATACATGCGATACATTTCCGCCAGCTCTGCGGCAAACAGACTCGCCTCCTCACCTCCAGCCTTCCCTTCAACGTTGATATTCCATACATTCGTCACGGACCCTACCAAATCATCAGACCCGATCCGGCGCTCCATCACCGCATTAACCTCGCCCTCCAACAACCGGAGCTGGTTCATGAGTGTAGCGATGTCCTCCTTCACCATATCTAAAATCTCCTCATCTTCTCTATTGCGCAGGCTCTTGGACTGTAGCTGATCGTGCAGCGTCGCATTTTCAtccagctgccgcagcacagcacacacCTTCGCTGCGATGTCAAGCTCGTCACGGTACTTGGTATTCCACCTCACGTAGTCGAACGGGGAGCTATCCACGCAGTTGACAAGGGCGTTAACTTTAGTGTCGCTCACAGAGTCCTCCTGCCACTTTTCCAGCGCAATCCGCTTCTCATGAAGGCGGATCAAGTACTCGGTAACGAGAGGGTGGTGAATAGAACCGATCAACGCTCGTGTGTTCTCCTTGAGCGCCCAGTCGCAATACTCAGCTTTCACAGCGGACAGCTTTTTGACACCGCCTTGTGTGCCGCCAGCCCCGaacagcagccgcgccgtcCACCACAACATTCACTCAGTGAAGCGCCAGACCGCGCAGGTCGAAAAGTCGTGCTGTGGGGCTGTACACCTAACGAGCCGAAGAAAGTGAAGACGGAGACCATTTCACTCGCAAGGCTCCTCCAGGAAGAATAAGAGAGACTAAGAGCATAACAGAGGAGCTCAAAAGGACACACCTCAAAGTAACGCGAGCCAAGACAGACGAGAGCCATCCATAAGACCATCTGGTGTCCGCCGCTCTCTTGCACTCGTTGCACACTGTACGTGCGAGAAGAGTGCAGCCTCGGCTTTGTTCCCAAACGCTCCGCAGGCACGAGAAAGTCAATCGTTTCTTTCGTGGTCTTCAGTTTCGTGGCTACCATCTTGAGCGCACCGAGAACGGGTATGGTACATGTCAAACTAAAAGTAGAAAAGCACTGCCATCGCGAGAAGCGAACGGTGTGCAGCACTATGATACATTCATCGCCCAGCACATACACTATATGCACACATGTTCAACACTCCGCGGAGACAACGAAAGGCAGGCCAGAAACTCGGTACATTTCGGAGAAGAAAAGACGAAAGAACTGCTGAGCGCGAGATCCGCTAACCAGCTGATCAGTTGTCAACAGAATCCACAAACTCTTGGAACTGCTTGTACGTAATGTCCCCGTTTTCGTCCTCGACACTGTCGAAAAGCAGAGACACCAGTGTATCCTCGTCTTTCTTGTTCATGTTGAAGTACAGTACAGTGTTGAGGGAGATGCGAAACGTGTTGCGGTTGAGTCTCGAATTGGCACTATGATCGCTCAACAAGCGAAACTGCTCTTGCACACTTCCCTTTCGCTGAATAAGCTTGAACTGCAGCACATCACGGAGCTGCTTGCgtcgctgcttctcttcggaagcggtggcggcaagTTTCAGCTGATCATTCTTGGTCATGTTTACGCTGCGGATAGACCGAGTTGTAAGGGAGGCCTCGTCCATCGACTCAGAAGAAACGTCCACAATTCGAAGGAAGTCGTCGTAGTTGATCACGCCATTGGTACCAGGGGACAAGTTCTGCACAACCAGAAGCGCCTCTTCGTCAgtgatgctgcagctgcacgcacgcagaaaCTCCTTCACTTGAGCGTAGCCAAGAGTGCCTTGTGGCGCAAGCGCAAGAAATGCCTCGTTTGCGCGTGAGAACTTAAGattcagctgctgcttcaaCAGCACCACGAGGCACTTGATGCGGTCCTCGGTGACGACCTTGTCAGTGCCATCGAGAATTCTCTGCGTTCCCGCGTCGAGGCCAGTGAGCAGGAATGGACGCCGGTAAATTTCGATCACCCGACCTACCTGAAAATCATCAGGAGTGAATGGTACCGTGGTCCCATTCGGCATGTCCTTTCGGTGCACTCCCTTTGCAAGAAATCGGCCCCCCAACATGCCCGAATTTCGCTTCGGCTTTTCGAAGATCTCCAGCTCCTTGGTTTCACAATGAAACGAAACCACAAACTCTCTGCTTTCGTCGCCGGCACCAATCGGCTTGGTAAGCTTCGCAGAAAACTTCATCACTCGACCAGATTCGCGCTGCGCCATCTCATCGTCGACCCTTGCCGGCTTGCCAACTAAAGAGAGCCAGTTGCTTCGCGTTTCACGCTCGCTACCGAACCCGTTCGGCGGAGGCGGGTAAAAGACCGAGGTCTGCTTCTTTGGTGTCTCAAAAGGGGTGATATCTACAGCGTCCCTGATGATTACCTGGTACCTCTCTCTGACGTAATTGCGGGTGAAAGAGTCACTGTCGTACACATAAAACGGCTTCCCGTAAATCATATATGTTTCGCCGACTTGAATATCCTCGGGGCACAAATAATCGTTTTTCATCAGCTTTCCGTACGTATGCTGCTGATACCTGCTCTGCGTCAAGTCGGCGGACGGGTGTGGGATCCGCTGGCGGTGAATCAAGATCGGCCCTCCCCATCGGCCGCTGTTCTCTGGCCTACGTTCAGCGATCTCAATTGTGTTGTTTTCCAGAAATACTCTAATGACACAGTAGTGTAAGTCGCCGCTAAGGTTGCCGCGATCATCCCAGAGCGCCAGATAAGTCAAGTGCTCGTTGATCTTATTCTTCAAGAACTCCTTCGTGATCGCAATATCCTCTGTAGAATGCTTCGTGTAAATACCCGTTAGCTCCTGCTCGATGGCGCGCTTACGGTCCATATCGTCCGAGGATACCACTCGTTTCGTCGACCTTTCCGCcgaggccgcagcggcgcggctgaaTGAATCCTGCGGAATGCTCTGCGCATCCGGAACGTCCTTCTCCAGAACCTCGCGAAAGTAACGGCGGCTCCGTTTGTCCATATCGACGATGTAGAACATCTGGCCGTAAATGTTCACAGAATCCCCAATTTGAAAGTCACTAAGAAGAAGCAGATCAGTAGGGTTCCGCATGTCTTTGGGAACCTGACGACGAGAAAGGATTTTCGACTCACCCAGGCCGCTGTTCCTCTGGCCGATTTCAGTGATAGAAAGACTATCATCCTTTACAAAAAAGCTGATGCGCACCTTGCGCACAcgctctttctctgcgcTGCTCTCTGAAACATCTTCGATAAAGTACCCCAGCATTCGAACGACAAAATCATCTAAATCCGCTTTGGTGAAATCCTCAGAAAACCACCCGTTCCATACAGCCGCTTTGtcctcggcagcagcagcctcagcAGCGGTACGAGACATTTCAAATGGTTGGCCATTGTAGCAGTATTTTGTGTGAGGTGCGTGGTCTGTTTTCCTCTCGAGAAGCAAGTTATGGCTTTTTCTCAATGTGCTTCGATTGATAGGGTCGTCGTGAAAATCGGCGCCGATTGCCAACGGCAAATTTTCGCTTTGCGGTGCATATGCAAAGTGCTTCTCCAGCTGCGTTCGAGCAGCACTGTTCTTCATGTTTGCTGCGTTGCTTAACTGTCAGAGCTGCTTATCTACTATTTGATGATCTACTCCTATTGCTGCGTGCCAGCACGGGTGTGTATATGCCTTAGCACACGTCAGAGCCTGACTGCTTacaagagaaagaaagggaTCGAATTTTATAAGTGACTAAAATGAAAGCAAGAGCAACATGACGAGCCGAAAAGCATGCTGAGAGCCCTCGGCGGTGAAGCCAGCACGCAGCAAAAATATTTCTTCAGCAGatcctctttttttttcgctgtaCAAACTTTTGCCTTTCAACGCGTCTATTTCTCTGCCATACAGCATGGGCACAACGCCACTCTACCCCCGGCACTGCCACGGGCCCCACACACCgcgtggtgccaagcagccgtagacacgcGCCAGTGCAGAagtgcgccgacccagccgGCGAAGCGCGGCCTCCGCCCCAGACCCTATAcccaccctcccccgctccGCAGGGTCGCCCCACAGCCGCTCACCTCGTGGCCGGTCGCCACCTTGCACATCCCTCGGGGCGTCTCGGGCTCCCCGAGCCAGGGGGcggtgagggccgggtgggatacgctcgGGTCATGGCGGCATACTGCCCATCATATGGTTCGCACAAACACCTTCACAGCTGCAGGCCTCCcccacgcagcgccatccaggacaTGGCTGGCGACACCCGTAGCGATAAATCGCTCTGACTTCGCTACGTCGTAGGTGCCTGACCCTggcaccaccagaggtggtcCAACATTGGCACAGAAAAGGAGCTTTCTGTCCTTTTCACAGAACGGGTGCTGAGCGCTGGATACCACACCCGGAGGTGTCTCTCGTCAAGGTTTCTTTAGATGCTGTAGTGGCAAAACAACTCGAGAAGCGGCAGTGAGGGTGAACTCAAGCGACCCCACCCTTTTGCGTTTCTTTCATGCTGCCGTGTTTCGAAAATAGGACTGACAACGGTATGCCGAGTAATAGATCAGTACGGCATAAAACGAGAACAATGGTAGGGTATCGCCAAAGGGTAATCACTTTTGACTAATCTAAGAAAAAAAGGCTACCCTGAGAACATAAGCTGTGTAGGAGGGAAAATATGACTAAGATTCAGAGAGAAAACTAATCAGTCTAACTCTATAGTATActgtaaaaaaaaaaaagcgagtTCCACGGTTGTGACTTTACCACGAAAGCAGACACTAAAAGGAGATCAATCCTTCACGCAGAAGTTGAAATGAAAGGAAATTCCAAAGAAGCTACGCAATCATACTCGCTGGAAGAGTATTTGCGTCTCACCGCCTGAAGGCGCGAAGAGCCACTGCATAAACGCTGAGTGAACGGGAGAAGCTGCTCAGTGACAGGCTGAAGCTCATCAAATCCGATACCCTGTGCAAACGGAGATACTTCGATTTCCCAGAGACCTTGGAGTGAAATCGCGCCCTTGGACCTGTTGTAGCGAATCAAAAACGCTCCTAAAAGAACAGCCCCTGCCGCAATGCGCGACGGAAGGAACTGCAGGAGTGGATAGCAGTGCGCAGCGCTCTCCAAAAACAGAAACGTGGCGTGACACACTGCGGGCGCCATGTGGCAGCTCTCCAACAGTCGACAAGTTATCGGATACGTCGTGGGAACAGTAAACTTAAACCGGAGAGTGGTCACAACGTCGAACTCCATGTCGATCACCTCCCTTGAGGTGTACGTGTTAGCTGTCACGGCGACGCAGTCATTCACCGTTGGTGGCCAGATTTCTTCGTGCTTAGCCGCAACCAAGATAGCTGTAACCCCCACCAGTTGCAGCTTTGTACGCGGGATACTGTAGAAGAAAAGAAATCTATCAATGATATCTACGGCGAGAAAAAATGTTTCGGGATGAAGTTTGAACTCTGTGACGACATCAACCAGCCAATCTATCAGGATTTTACGCATGCGGTCAGTGACCTCCGACTGGCGGTCTATGTACATTCGCTCACTGTAAACCacgcgctccacctccaaGAAGTATGTCAAGATTTCGGAGCCATATTCCGACACAAAACGCGATTCATTAGTCAGCGGTGTTGGGGGTTGAGCGGCAGGCTTGTGATAGGGTTCGCGAACTAGATTGGTCTGGTTCGAGAAAGGAATCCTCATTCGCAGTGGGACCGCCATTTTGACCGCCGTGCTTCTATGCTATCGAGTATGCTGCATTGTTGTGAGCAATTACAGTTGTGTCGAATAACCAAAAGAAGGCAAATGGGATAAAGAATAAGAGTAGAACGCATCGCTTAAACATGTCAAATGTGGATTATCAAGAATGTGGATCACAGTTGTCACCCTCGACCCCTCCCTTACGCTTGCGACTCTTGCTCTTTTTATTTATTTTCGTTTTTTCAGGCATTTACAGACTCGCTTCAAGTGTGATAATTCAGTGAAATAGGTCAAACCCATCGATCGGGTCCGTTAGCACACAAGATAGAAATCGAATGCATCGATGAGCACAGCACCTAGAAGTTGCGAACTTTCATACGAGAAAGTTCAGCTCCCCGACGCTTTGAAAATCAGATTCGGTTTATCATACTTCACCTCCATTGTGGCTGACAGCATTTTCTTGCCACGGCGCCCCTGCCCAAAATTCTGGTCCCAGAGAAGACGTtggttttcctttttcttctttcaATGTCTCCGTCCGGCCATAAAGCATGAGCTGAAATCCACACTACCCGGCCTGTCGAAGCCCCCATTTTGTggtgccaagcagcagcagacactcGTCACGGCAATCCGCCGACCCAGCCAGCTGAGCACGGCttcctcacacacacactccatCCACCCCCCATCCTTACCGTAGGTCACCCCACAGCCGCCCCCGCCATCCCGCGCATTCCCTGCGGTAGCCAAGGCCCCAAACCAGTAGGCGATGAGGGCCGATGACGATACTTCCGAGTCAGGTCGGCACTTTGCCCGTCACACGAGTGGCACAGGCGCGTTCACAGTAGCAACTCTCCCCGACACAACGCCATTCAGGACATAGCACCACCGACACCGGCAGGGATGAATCGCACCAACCCCCCTGCGCCTCAGATACTTCGGCCTGCAACCGCCAGAAGCGGCCCGGCATTGACACGCAGAGGGGGGCCGCTTGCATTccagggggggggtggccCATCTAACCCGAACACCACGCCATGGTTCCCACCGCCAAAACGATTTCTTCAGGGGCTCGGGGGGCAAACAGCTCCGCCCCCTACTTTTTTACGCACCCAGAGGCGTCCCCGGGAAGAAgccagcccccccccccagtTGAGGATACCTAACCGAAGCTTCGCCTTTTTCAAATAAGTCAAGAAACGATAAACAGCATCCCCGCCGTTATTTTTCCAGCACCCCACGCAAGAGCAAGACGTAACCACCGACCTCCTCATCAAATCCATTTCAATTACATCCCCGCTCTCCCTTGCCCTTGGCTGTCGCTTTTTCTCTCTTAGAAAGTCCATCACCGCACCCGTGCAAAGGCGACCCCCCCAGCACACGCGAACACAGGAGCCCTCGCTTTTCCCCCGTGACGCTTTACTTCGCTCAAACGGTATCGTCTCTTCACATTTCTTTGCCACGAGCAGCACCCACAGCCATCTGTGAGCTAACCGCGGCAACCATGAGGGTTTTTACGCCACGGAAGCTTTCCGGCGCAGGATTCGGTGCCCTTCCGGCGCCGATTTACCAGCGACAAGGGCTAGAAACACACGCCGGCTTTCAATACCTTGGGCCAGATAGCGAAATATGCAAGCCGGTTGCTTTGACTTGTGCGAGCGCGCATGGGGCTGCTGTCTCTAAATGCTAGTTTCGAAATGCGGACGCCCTCCTTTTGCCAAACGGCCCCTCGAAACTGCGccaggggagggggggggggtagcgTTACCCAACGCCGTGCCAGAGAGAGGGCGATATCCCTGCACGGCAAAGCGCAAAAGCAGACCCAACAAGCAAGCCCACAAGGACAGAAACACGATCATGACACCCAAAGAAATTGCTGCTGAAGCTTGGGTTTGCGCCGTAAAAGAGCACAGGTCGACATTTATCTTTTATCAAAGAGGcctctttccccctcccccaacaaCATAACCGAGTACCTTCGGAAGTATGAGCAACTGAAAACCCCGGGGGTACGCGAAACTCCAACAGCCCTCTGGTGCCCACCAGTCTGCGGGCACGAAGGCCTAAAACTGATTGCATTACTCGCGCTAGTGCAATTGTTGAATTTCGTGTCCTTAGCACATTTTAGCTCAAAGCAATACGGAGAACGAGCCTTCAGTTTCCATGAGACCAGCAGCTTTTGTCCCCCAGCAAATTCCCACACCGCGGCAAAAACACATATCATGAGAGCAGCTAAACAGCAAATGTTTTATCGTTTGCAAAACACGCCAGTTTTGCCAGCGCGCTTAAAGAAGCAGAAATTTGTGCCGCTGGGGTTTGGCGATCGCCAAGGATATCGGTGGCTGGTTCCTCGATAAGTGAAAAAGCAAGACCCGGCGATCCTGGGGGAACACCCCTCCACCACTTTGGTTGCAATGAAAAAAAAGACCATTTCTCCATAAGGGCGGAAATGCCTCGCTTGGGAAGGCCCCGCGCCTCGTTTTTTTGGGtccgggggggggggcatgcgGCGTTTTTgtgtttggggggggggccggGCCTGGCCTTCGCCGGGGCCCCAGGGCCGCACCAACCGCCCCGCGCGGTACCCCACAAGACACCGGAACCACTTTTTTTTCCCAACGCCAAAAAAACACCAGTATTTTTCCGCGACTGGAAAGACTGGCTTTTTCCCGCCCGGATGCTTACAGGCGCCAAAATGCGATTGCCAGTTGCCAGTGAAGCCCAAACCAATGATAGCCGCGGGCGCCCATAGTCTGACGCCCAAAAGCAGCACAACGAACCGCCGGTTTTCGTTATTGTTCACGCGGTTTCTCCCTAACCCATGTGCAACTTTCCTTTTTTTTATAGTTCCCTGGGAGGGGCCTTAGGCGGCGCATTTTTAGTCGAAATCATCTTCACTGATTGTTCTGCTTTGTCGCCTTTTTTAAAAGGGGGCCTCGCTTTGAAGaaaggcgccggcgccttgATCACACCTTCAATTAGTCCGTGTCGCGTCCATTCTCCCTTTTCATGTTGGGtttcacccccccccccacacacacacacaccaccaccacttcgCACAAGGGGAAAGATAACCACACCGGCCGGCCTGCCAAAAGGGCCGACAgcatttttttttgaggACCCCGAAGCCACGTTCAAGAAAACCCAAACCACAATTCGAccacccgccgccgcaaTAGACCCCGCACCGCGTGGCgccaagcagccgtagacacgcGCCAGTGCAGAagtgcgccgacccagccgGCGAAGCGCGGCCTCCGCCCCAGACCCTATAcccaccctcccccgctccGCAGGGTCGCCCCACAGCCGCTCACCTCGTGGCCGGTCGCCACCTTGCGCATCCCTCGGGGCGTCTCGGGCTCCCCGAGCCAGGGGGcggtgagggccgggtgggatacgctcgGGTCATGGCGGCATACTGCCCATCATATGGTTCGCACAAACACGTTCACAGCTGCAGGCCTCCcccacgcagcgccatccaggacaTGGCTGGCGACACCCGTAGCGATAAATCGCTCTGACTTCGCTACGTCGTGGGTGCCTGACCCTGGCACCGCCGGGGGTGTTTTGGCGTAGGCGGGGGCTTTTGGAATGGCTGTTTTTTGGGGGCAGCGGGATGCCCTTTTTTGCTGGGAATAATGGCTTCTGGATAAGGAAGGGTGAGGGATGCAGTGAAGTAATTTTTGgtttgggggggggacaaTCGTTTTGGGGagcgggtgcggcggcggccgtttTTGGCTTCGGGGGAAGGGGTCAAACGCGGGGTCGGCCAACTTAGCCAGTTCTGTTTGATActggtggggtgggggtccGCGGGGGCTTTGGCGGTTTTGGTGGGGGTGTCGTGGTCGGGGACTCTTTCGCGCGAAAGGTGGGCAGGGCTGTATGCGTAACTTCCGGGAAAGGGGCGTGTTTTGGGGCACGGGAAACGGCAAAGTCGCGGCGCAAGGCGTAATGTTAAAAAAAGGGCAAAGGGGATGTGCTCGCTACGCGTTCTTGGATTGGCggcgcgggtgtgtgtgtgtgtgtgggggtggcTGGTTGCGGTTTCTCTGGGGGGTTGCGGGGGCTCGCGTTGGGGGGCGTTTCTGGCTGCGGGTTAAGGGCCCGGGGGGTTTGGCGGTTGTTGACGCGCGTTTTGGCGGCCCCTGCTGGCCTTCCCCAGAGGGGGGGCGAGGCCAGCCGGCCCCCGTGTCCCGGAAGAAGCACCGCAACCCCCCTCGCGGGAACCCCCACACACCGGGGCGGCCCGCCTGCACGGTGGCCCACCCGGCTTGCCTTTCTTTGCCGGccccctttttgtttgtttgcgcTTCctggggggtgggggaggggggggcggccgccacccgcTTTGCCCGCGGTGCGCCCCGGGCTTCGCGGTGGGCCTAGGCcctgcgctggcgcgcccGGGAGgccccgccgccgtgccggctCCCCGCCATGTGGGCAAAGCTGGCGccgcgggcagcggcgtaGTCTGCTTGCGGGTCTCCGAACGCTGCAtgaacgccgccgctgggccTTCGATGAAATCCATGTTCTCTAGGCCGTGGAGGCGATGCCTGCGAACGCGCGCGGGCGTCAGCGCTGTGACGCCACATGAGACACCGATCTCCACGACGCGCTTCGCGCCGAGCGTCTCGCATAACCAAGCGAAGAAGTGGTTACTCGTCGGCAGACGCGACCATGTTGGGTGgctccagctgctggccGTTCTCGCGCAGGTCCTGGCTGCACCAGCTTCTTGTCGGTGAAGCGGAGAGGGTACTCGTAATGCGCTGACTGAGGCGCAGTCGTGCATGGGGCCTCACGGTTCGCCACCCGCTCCTTGCAAGGCTCCATGTTGGCCGCGGGGTCACGGGTGCTGACGATACACAGAGGGCACAAGAGTGTGGAGTGAAAGAGGCTGGCGAATCAGAGAGGTCGAGGGCCGCTGAACTGGAGACCTAAAAGGCGACTCAAATGATGTGCTGCGTGCCTGTCAACGAAGACGGTGTGGCAACACACCTTGCAGGCAGCAGCGTACGCagaagaaagggagagggggaagtGAGGCGCATGTAGGGAGGAGTGCGCGATGCAGTATGGGGTACACGCGGTGCTCCTCACAGTCGTTGAGGCACCATGCTTGATgatgtgtgcacgtgcagcCTGGGAAAGGGTTCAGCGCAGCGCGACGGAGACATGAATGGGGGTAGgtagggaagggggggggtccGCCAAGAGAGctcgcgacgctgcgcgcgcgccactTCCTGTTCTTCCAAGTCTGTCATACTTCGGGCAATTTCTTTTGCttgctgcgcgcacgcgcgtgccgaGGAAGCGGGAGACGGAGAGTCTCGGCCGCTCGGGgtacgcacagacacaccgacACGTAACCAAACCAAAAGAAACGTAAGGGGGACGGAGGTTCGACTTTGGTAAACGAAGAGCATCAGTTGTAAAAAGTCCTAGTCCTAGTCGTAGGGGGAGGAACAGaaagaacagcagcagcagcaaacagagagaaggcgatggcgctgcacTTCAACgagtccacacacacacacacacgaatATAGTCGCCCACCTCGGCACACTCGACAGACAGATTTGCATCCCtgggtgtgtgtatgtgtgcgtgtacgtgcgcgcgtgatACT is part of the Leishmania major strain Friedlin complete genome, chromosome 25 genome and encodes:
- a CDS encoding peptide chain release factor-like protein; translation: MLWWTARLLFGAGGTQGGVKKLSAVKAEYCDWALKENTRALIGSIHHPLVTEYLIRLHEKRIALEKWQEDSVSDTKVNALVNCVDSSPFDYVRWNTKYRDELDIAAKVCAVLRQLDENATLHDQLQSKSLRNREDEEILDMVKEDIATLMNQLRLLEGEVNAVMERRIGSDDLVGSVTNVWNINVEGKAGGEEASLFAAELAEMYRMYATEFRNWKVRPVVKDDGSEAANSNEFQVCGEGVYRNMRHEIGVHKVQRVPVTDAAGKMQTSTAVFTMMPVLDPVSVDVHENDCKIDFVRGSGPGGQGMQSSSNCVVLTHKPSGISVKCHQSRSALGNKELALQMVAQQILAQRVKEQNSSLHKAWQNQWSSGERSDKMRTYNHPQNRVTDHRLGKDYALSSFMERGSGLKGLHDELNDINDREQVTNVLLKHIKGGFGSVV
- the CYCA gene encoding cyclin yields the protein MAVPLRMRIPFSNQTNLVREPYHKPAAQPPTPLTNESRFVSEYGSEILTYFLEVERVVYSERMYIDRQSEVTDRMRKILIDWLVDVVTEFKLHPETFFLAVDIIDRFLFFYSIPRTKLQLVGVTAILVAAKHEEIWPPTVNDCVAVTANTYTSREVIDMEFDVVTTLRFKFTVPTTYPITCRLLESCHMAPAVCHATFLFLESAAHCYPLLQFLPSRIAAGAVLLGAFLIRYNRSKGAISLQGLWEIEVSPFAQGIGFDELQPVTEQLLPFTQRLCSGSSRLQAVRRKYSSSEYDCVASLEFPFISTSA